The following proteins come from a genomic window of Microbacterium sp. JZ31:
- a CDS encoding RNA polymerase sigma factor, translating into MTPAAEVIARVHREEWARVVAGLARRHGDLDLAEETAAEAFAAAVERWPVDGVPPNPGAWITTTAHRKAIDRLRREARRDDKQQEALMLHDDSPAEPVGAVDDDRLRLVFTCCHPALSMEARVALTLRVVGGLTVAEIAHAFLVQETTMGQRISRAKAKIRAARIPYRVPDAEDLPARVDGVLAVLYLIFNEGYLASGEQSEPIRRDLTGEAIRLTRLVRDLLPAGSRERGEATGLLALMLLTEARAAARVSADGELVRLDEQDRGAWDRALIAEGTALVRERLDAVARGEGRPGRYEILAAINAVHVSAPHARDTDWSQIVALYGQLERIDPNPIVTLNKAIAVAEFDSPDVALAIVDRLSDRLGDYHALHTTRAELLRRLGRSSDARTAYDHAIALARNTAERAHLIRRRGQLAAPIEGETS; encoded by the coding sequence ATGACGCCGGCTGCCGAGGTGATCGCGCGCGTGCACCGCGAGGAGTGGGCGCGCGTCGTGGCGGGCCTGGCACGGCGCCACGGCGACCTCGACCTCGCCGAGGAGACCGCCGCCGAGGCGTTCGCCGCCGCCGTCGAGCGCTGGCCCGTCGACGGCGTGCCCCCCAACCCCGGCGCCTGGATCACCACGACGGCGCACCGCAAGGCGATCGACCGGCTGCGCCGCGAGGCCCGCCGCGACGACAAGCAGCAGGAGGCGCTCATGCTGCACGACGATTCCCCCGCCGAACCGGTCGGCGCCGTAGACGACGACAGGCTGCGCCTCGTGTTCACGTGCTGTCACCCGGCCCTGTCGATGGAGGCGCGCGTCGCGCTCACGCTGCGGGTCGTCGGCGGCCTCACGGTCGCCGAGATCGCCCACGCGTTCCTCGTGCAGGAGACCACGATGGGCCAGCGGATCAGCCGGGCCAAGGCGAAGATCAGGGCCGCGCGGATCCCGTACCGCGTGCCCGACGCCGAGGATCTGCCGGCGCGGGTCGACGGCGTGCTCGCGGTGCTCTATCTGATCTTCAACGAGGGGTATCTCGCGTCCGGCGAGCAGTCCGAGCCGATCCGACGGGACCTGACGGGCGAGGCGATCCGGCTCACGCGCCTCGTGCGCGACCTGCTGCCGGCCGGGTCCCGCGAGCGCGGCGAGGCGACCGGTCTGCTGGCCCTGATGCTGCTCACGGAGGCGCGCGCCGCGGCACGCGTCTCGGCCGACGGCGAACTCGTGCGCCTCGACGAGCAGGATCGCGGAGCCTGGGACCGCGCGCTGATCGCCGAGGGCACGGCCCTCGTCCGGGAGCGGCTGGACGCCGTCGCGCGCGGGGAGGGTCGCCCCGGACGGTACGAGATCCTCGCCGCCATCAACGCCGTGCACGTGTCGGCGCCGCACGCGCGCGACACGGACTGGTCGCAGATCGTCGCGCTGTACGGGCAGCTCGAGCGGATCGATCCGAACCCGATCGTCACGCTGAACAAGGCCATCGCGGTCGCCGAGTTCGACTCACCGGACGTCGCACTCGCGATCGTCGACCGGCTCTCCGACCGCCTCGGCGACTACCACGCGTTGCACACCACGCGCGCCGAGCTGCTTCGGCGGCTCGGCCGCTCTTCCGACGCCCGCACGGCCTACGACCACGCGATCGCGCTCGCGCGGAACACCGCCGAGCGTGCCCACCTCATCCGCCGCCGCGGTCAGCTCGCGGCACCCATCGAAGGAGAGACATCATGA
- a CDS encoding YciI family protein yields the protein MAHYLLSVIGPADYTGFGTYSSEDEMREAMAETAAFNDRIRAQGSLVYVGGLEAPQTATVVDARGAEPLFTDGPYIESKEGMNGLWLIDVPDLDAALKLAAEASRVCRGAIEVRPFA from the coding sequence ATGGCGCACTACCTGCTGTCGGTCATCGGACCGGCGGACTACACCGGATTCGGCACGTACTCCTCCGAGGACGAGATGCGCGAGGCGATGGCCGAGACCGCGGCGTTCAACGACCGCATCCGCGCGCAGGGCAGCCTCGTCTACGTCGGCGGGCTCGAAGCTCCGCAGACCGCGACCGTGGTCGACGCCCGGGGCGCCGAGCCCCTCTTCACGGACGGCCCGTACATCGAGTCGAAGGAGGGGATGAACGGCCTCTGGCTCATCGACGTCCCCGACCTCGACGCCGCGCTGAAGCTCGCCGCCGAGGCGTCGCGCGTCTGCCGCGGCGCGATCGAGGTGCGGCCGTTCGCATGA
- a CDS encoding YciI family protein, with the protein MTQQYLVLHMTDASGSPLPRDDDQRMLERWADEGTAAGALGAGAPVAGPEQAKSVAVRDGRTLVTDGPFPEFKEWFAGYDLIEAASIDEAASLMAKHPTAIAGRLYILPVVKLPWEQES; encoded by the coding sequence ATGACCCAGCAGTACCTCGTGCTCCACATGACCGACGCGTCCGGTTCCCCGCTGCCGCGGGATGACGATCAGCGCATGCTCGAGCGGTGGGCCGATGAGGGCACGGCGGCCGGCGCGCTCGGCGCGGGCGCACCCGTCGCGGGCCCGGAGCAGGCGAAGTCCGTCGCGGTGCGCGACGGCCGCACGCTCGTGACCGACGGCCCCTTCCCCGAGTTCAAGGAGTGGTTCGCGGGCTACGACCTGATCGAGGCGGCGTCGATCGACGAGGCCGCCTCGCTCATGGCGAAGCACCCCACCGCGATCGCCGGACGGCTGTACATCCTGCCCGTCGTGAAGCTGCCGTGGGAGCAGGAGTCATGA
- a CDS encoding DUF899 family protein, with protein MSTGTPPIVDRETWQAARDELLLREKAHTREGDAIAAARRRLPMVEVDGTTRVTGPDGPVPFISLFGDEEELLVYRHMWHDGAPFQGQCEGCTVSAWQMRDASYLRARGVSFAVLCEGAWDEIAPFVAFMGYTEPWYSVRGLDEPLGGEMGHVTVFLRRGDRVFLTYDTTGRGVEVMDTPLGLLDLTPYGRGEAWQDSPEGWPEGSEACWYWRADHAGRGGHGETSRPTPQWTRPDATPVDHQGRHVHHH; from the coding sequence ATGAGCACCGGGACCCCGCCGATCGTCGACCGCGAGACGTGGCAGGCCGCGCGCGACGAGCTGCTGCTGCGCGAGAAGGCGCACACCCGCGAGGGCGACGCGATCGCGGCGGCCCGCCGCAGGCTGCCGATGGTGGAGGTGGACGGCACCACCCGGGTCACGGGACCGGATGGGCCCGTGCCGTTCATCTCGCTGTTCGGGGACGAAGAGGAGCTCCTCGTCTACCGGCACATGTGGCACGACGGCGCGCCCTTCCAGGGGCAATGCGAGGGCTGCACCGTGTCGGCCTGGCAGATGCGCGATGCCTCCTATCTGCGGGCGCGCGGCGTCTCTTTCGCCGTGCTGTGCGAGGGCGCCTGGGACGAGATCGCTCCCTTCGTCGCGTTCATGGGTTACACCGAGCCGTGGTACTCGGTGCGGGGGCTCGACGAGCCGCTCGGTGGAGAGATGGGGCACGTCACGGTGTTTCTACGCCGCGGCGACCGGGTCTTCCTGACGTACGACACGACAGGACGCGGTGTCGAGGTGATGGACACGCCCCTAGGGCTGCTCGATCTCACCCCCTACGGCCGAGGCGAGGCATGGCAGGACAGCCCCGAGGGCTGGCCCGAAGGAAGCGAGGCGTGCTGGTACTGGCGCGCGGACCACGCGGGCAGAGGCGGCCATGGAGAGACGAGCCGCCCCACACCCCAGTGGACGAGGCCCGATGCGACGCCGGTGGATCACCAGGGCCGCCACGTGCATCACCACTGA